A section of the Bacillus sp. HSf4 genome encodes:
- the ccpA gene encoding catabolite control protein A produces the protein MSNVTIYDVAREANVSMATVSRVVNGNPNVKPTTRKKVLEAIERLGYRPNAVARGLASKKTTTVGVIIPDISSIFYSELARGIEDIATMYKYNIILSNSDQNMDKELHLLNTMLGKQVDGIVFMSGNVTEEHVEEFKRSPVPIVLAASVEEKGETPSVAIDYEQAIYDAASMMIEKGHKRLAFVSGPLLEPINKAKKLQGFKRALQDQGIDFKEEYLAEGDYTYDSGMEALESLMKLDEKPTAILSATDEMALGIIHAAQDKGLSIPDDLEVIGFDNTRLSLMVRPQLTTVVQPTYDIGAVAMRLLTKLMNKEEVEEHIVQLPHRIELRQSTTS, from the coding sequence ATGAGTAATGTGACAATATATGATGTAGCACGGGAAGCAAATGTAAGTATGGCGACGGTTTCACGGGTTGTCAACGGCAATCCGAATGTGAAGCCGACAACGAGGAAAAAGGTGCTTGAAGCAATCGAGCGCCTCGGATATCGTCCAAATGCCGTCGCAAGAGGACTGGCGAGCAAGAAAACAACGACCGTCGGCGTGATCATCCCCGATATTTCAAGCATCTTTTATTCAGAGCTTGCCCGGGGAATCGAAGATATTGCCACAATGTATAAATACAACATTATTTTAAGCAACTCTGACCAAAATATGGACAAAGAGCTGCACCTGCTCAACACGATGCTTGGAAAGCAAGTCGATGGAATCGTCTTTATGAGCGGGAATGTTACAGAAGAACATGTTGAAGAATTCAAGCGTTCACCGGTGCCGATCGTTCTTGCCGCGTCTGTCGAAGAGAAAGGAGAGACGCCGTCCGTTGCCATCGACTATGAACAGGCCATATATGATGCTGCAAGCATGATGATTGAAAAAGGCCATAAGCGCTTGGCGTTTGTTTCAGGACCGCTCTTGGAGCCGATCAATAAAGCCAAGAAGCTCCAAGGCTTCAAAAGAGCGCTTCAGGATCAAGGGATCGACTTTAAAGAAGAATATCTCGCAGAAGGCGATTATACGTACGATTCCGGTATGGAAGCACTCGAATCGCTGATGAAGCTCGATGAAAAACCGACGGCGATTCTTTCGGCCACCGATGAAATGGCGCTTGGCATTATTCATGCCGCTCAGGACAAAGGTCTTTCCATTCCGGACGATCTTGAGGTCATCGGATTTGACAATACAAGGCTTTCACTAATGGTTCGTCCGCAGCTCACAACAGTCGTGCAGCCGACGTATGACATCGGTGCAGTGGCCATGAGACTTTTGACAAAACTGATGAACAAGGAAGAGGTCGAAGAGCACATTGTCCAGCTTCCGCACCGAATTGAATTAAGACAATCAACTACATCTTAA
- the murC gene encoding UDP-N-acetylmuramate--L-alanine ligase, which produces MTVYHFVGIKGTGMSPLAQILHDNGYTVQGSDIEKYIFTQNALEERNIPVFPFDPENIKPGMTVIAGNAFPDTHPEIEKAHAEGLPVVRYHKFLGDYLKKFTSIAVTGAHGKTSTTGLLSHVIQKAKPTSYLIGDGTGKGSENSEYFVLEACEYRRHFLSYQPDYAIMTNIDFDHPDYFTNIDDVFDAFQTMALQVNKGIIACGDDEYLMKIHANVPVVYYGFAEENDFQARNVIKNTEGTTFDVFVRNTFYDTFYIPAYGNHNVLNALAVIALCHYEQVDVDIIKEGLTTFGGVKRRFNEKIIGNQVLIDDYAHHPTEIKVTIEAARQKYPERDIVAVFQPHTFTRTQSFLEEFAESLKKADYVYLCDIFGSARENAGKLTIGDLQEKIAHAKLIDENDTSILKEHENGVLIFMGAGDIQKYLRAYENVLA; this is translated from the coding sequence ATGACTGTTTATCATTTTGTCGGAATAAAAGGGACAGGTATGAGTCCGCTTGCCCAAATACTCCATGATAATGGATATACTGTCCAAGGATCGGATATCGAAAAGTATATTTTTACACAAAATGCGTTGGAAGAAAGAAACATTCCTGTTTTTCCATTTGACCCGGAAAACATTAAGCCGGGAATGACCGTTATTGCCGGGAATGCCTTTCCCGACACTCATCCCGAAATCGAAAAAGCGCATGCCGAAGGACTGCCTGTCGTGCGATACCATAAATTTCTCGGTGACTATCTGAAAAAGTTCACGAGCATCGCTGTAACAGGAGCACATGGCAAAACTTCAACGACAGGACTTCTGTCCCATGTGATCCAGAAAGCAAAACCGACATCTTATTTGATCGGAGACGGTACGGGAAAAGGCAGCGAAAACAGCGAGTATTTCGTCCTTGAAGCCTGTGAATACCGGAGGCACTTCCTGAGCTACCAGCCGGATTATGCCATCATGACAAATATCGATTTTGACCACCCTGACTATTTCACCAATATCGATGATGTATTCGACGCGTTCCAAACGATGGCTCTTCAGGTGAACAAGGGAATTATCGCCTGCGGTGACGACGAGTATTTGATGAAGATCCATGCCAACGTTCCGGTCGTCTACTACGGCTTTGCCGAGGAAAACGACTTTCAGGCGAGAAATGTCATCAAAAACACTGAAGGCACAACCTTCGACGTTTTCGTCAGAAATACATTCTATGACACATTCTATATACCGGCATACGGAAACCACAACGTTCTGAACGCTTTGGCTGTCATCGCCCTATGCCATTACGAGCAAGTGGATGTCGACATTATTAAAGAAGGGCTTACAACCTTTGGCGGCGTAAAACGGAGATTTAACGAAAAAATCATCGGAAATCAAGTGCTGATTGACGATTATGCCCATCACCCGACCGAAATCAAGGTGACGATTGAAGCTGCAAGGCAAAAGTATCCGGAACGCGACATTGTCGCCGTATTTCAGCCGCACACTTTTACACGGACACAGTCTTTTCTTGAGGAATTTGCCGAAAGCCTGAAGAAAGCCGATTATGTCTATCTCTGCGACATTTTCGGATCAGCCCGTGAAAATGCAGGCAAGCTGACGATCGGTGACCTTCAGGAAAAAATCGCTCACGCGAAGCTGATTGATGAAAATGACACATCCATTTTAAAAGAGCATGAAAACGGAGTCTTAATTTTTATGGGTGCAGGAGACATTCAGAAATATCTGAGAGCATATGAAAATGTTTTAGCATAA
- the ytpR gene encoding YtpR family tRNA-binding protein: MNVFFNREGVGDTLLIALQDVPREDIAFERHGDVVKIFHKDTKETAGYNIFNASSYISLEESGSIALSESFVQDVNEILIRNGLKDELTVDLSPKFVVGYVEEKEKHPNADKLSVCKVNVGSETLQIVCGAPNVEAGQKVVVAKVGAVMPSGMIIKDAELRGVASSGMICSAKELNLPDAPKEKGILVLDDSHQTGEAFTF; the protein is encoded by the coding sequence ATGAATGTTTTTTTTAACCGCGAAGGAGTAGGCGACACGCTATTGATCGCCCTTCAAGATGTTCCCCGTGAAGATATCGCTTTTGAACGCCACGGAGATGTCGTCAAAATTTTTCATAAAGACACAAAAGAAACGGCAGGCTACAACATTTTTAACGCTTCATCCTATATAAGTCTTGAGGAAAGCGGGTCAATCGCTCTTTCTGAAAGCTTTGTACAGGATGTGAACGAAATATTGATCCGCAACGGTCTGAAAGATGAACTGACGGTTGATCTTTCGCCAAAATTTGTCGTCGGTTATGTCGAGGAAAAAGAGAAACATCCGAACGCCGATAAATTAAGCGTCTGCAAAGTAAACGTCGGCAGCGAGACATTGCAGATCGTCTGCGGTGCCCCGAATGTCGAGGCCGGACAGAAAGTCGTCGTCGCCAAAGTGGGAGCTGTGATGCCAAGCGGTATGATCATCAAAGATGCAGAGCTTCGGGGTGTGGCGTCAAGCGGCATGATCTGCTCGGCAAAAGAACTGAACCTTCCCGATGCACCGAAGGAAAAAGGAATCCTCGTCCTTGATGACAGCCATCAGACAGGAGAAGCCTTCACATTTTAA
- a CDS encoding YtxH domain-containing protein: protein MSKEGMNAKDFLIGTFVGGIIGAATALFLAPKSGKELRGDIGQQAAVLKDKTERLTNEAREKGSEYVSLAKEKTSSISQLMADQSSQLMEKVKDLRSKGADKADEMKEETSSAIEETAEVAENEMKSEAEPADTVQK, encoded by the coding sequence ATGAGTAAAGAAGGAATGAATGCTAAAGATTTTCTCATCGGGACATTTGTAGGAGGCATCATCGGTGCGGCAACGGCCTTATTTCTGGCGCCGAAGTCGGGAAAAGAGCTTCGCGGCGATATCGGTCAGCAGGCCGCTGTTCTTAAAGACAAAACCGAAAGACTGACAAATGAAGCGAGAGAAAAAGGTTCCGAATATGTCAGCCTCGCAAAGGAGAAGACATCTTCGATTTCACAGCTCATGGCGGATCAATCCTCACAGCTTATGGAGAAAGTCAAAGATCTGCGGAGCAAGGGTGCCGATAAAGCGGATGAGATGAAGGAGGAAACTTCATCCGCAATCGAAGAAACAGCAGAGGTCGCTGAAAACGAAATGAAAAGTGAAGCAGAACCAGCGGACACAGTCCAGAAATAA
- the ytxJ gene encoding bacillithiol system redox-active protein YtxJ: protein MSKQLIQTEDEFRRLEESGGTFVFLKHSTTCPISRRAFEEFNAFAEHHEDIPAYYLKVQESRPLSNYIAERYGIKHESPQAIIFTDGKVKWHASHSQITEPALEANSQ, encoded by the coding sequence ATGTCGAAGCAGCTCATTCAAACAGAGGACGAATTTAGACGGCTTGAAGAATCGGGCGGCACGTTTGTCTTTTTGAAACACAGCACAACATGTCCGATCAGCAGGCGCGCCTTCGAGGAATTTAATGCTTTCGCAGAGCATCATGAAGACATTCCCGCCTATTATCTGAAGGTGCAGGAAAGCCGTCCGCTCTCAAATTATATTGCTGAACGGTACGGGATCAAGCATGAAAGCCCTCAAGCGATTATTTTTACAGATGGCAAAGTCAAATGGCATGCCTCCCATTCACAAATTACCGAGCCGGCGCTTGAAGCAAACAGCCAATAG
- a CDS encoding DNA translocase FtsK, with protein sequence MSWFNKMFSLFLGDDENSEKQTNQTEQTMSDSSFEENEEMPQIADAKVVYEYPKGKFRFPVIPDQKSPQREQNEGRHTRNRRTGSRPSAYQPKTNHSAKGAEQTAKKPFRPSVIPSPVYGFNEQKRARPNDLAKNNTYGGRRQEGVTLFSEEIKNQQNFAESKPPMPEQPAGTDPTPFANDPQLRPKAAEKSRNFFDKESTMEQVSMQEPHAPMEKRAEKGGPGPERTKEKPEPEPPISVQEPPAGMEQPAESGEPEGTEEQSVPQISVQENPDGMGREPHSEGNEEKSVPHDIDEPVGAEEEAEDIALPLTEEAEKNRSFYEDAQSPAEDEWREASAESAGPAETGETAIYAGEAVFFEDEVQTGGLEESAAPEQGVEPYADEQNEQTAAQDQARDVDHADSEAQDEQPIAEKAEHSPTVPHKPEVKHTSKPSQGTVPFNVMMLPTDKQKEKTPSGYQFPNLSLLDVPPAQKQDDHVWINEQRELLDVTLENFNVKANVVHVTQGPSVTRFEVHPEPGVKVNKITNLSDDIKLSLSAKDIRIEAPIPGKNTIGIEVPNLHSKMVYLREMVRSSEFRTNPSPLTAALGLDISGKPVVADLKKMPHGLIAGATGSGKSVCINTILVSLLFKAAPTDVKLLLIDPKMVELAPYNEIPHLVSPVITDAKAATAALKWVVEEMERRYELFAHSGVREIERFNEKVRDTKMGEKLPYLVVVIDELADLMMVAPNEVEESICRIAQKARACGIHLLIATQRPSVDVITGLIKANIPTRIAFSVSSGVDSRTIIDMAGAEKLLGKGDMLFLENGSGKPVRLQGNFVSDHEIDRVVSHVRKQQKPSYLFEQEELIRQNPAGFDQDELFLEACEFAVEQNSASTSSLQRRFRIGYNRAARLIDMMESEGMISEAKGSKPREVLITKADLEQLIESSSLFS encoded by the coding sequence ATGAGCTGGTTTAATAAAATGTTCAGCCTGTTTTTAGGCGATGATGAAAATAGTGAAAAACAGACGAACCAGACAGAGCAAACCATGTCGGATTCGTCTTTTGAAGAAAATGAAGAAATGCCGCAAATCGCGGATGCAAAAGTTGTTTATGAATACCCAAAGGGAAAATTCCGCTTTCCGGTCATACCTGACCAAAAGTCCCCGCAAAGGGAACAAAACGAAGGGCGCCATACAAGGAACCGCCGCACCGGCAGCCGGCCTTCAGCCTATCAGCCAAAGACCAACCATTCGGCGAAGGGAGCGGAACAAACGGCCAAAAAGCCGTTTAGACCCTCTGTCATACCTTCACCGGTTTATGGCTTTAACGAGCAAAAAAGGGCCAGACCGAATGATTTGGCCAAAAACAATACATACGGCGGTCGAAGGCAAGAAGGTGTAACGCTTTTTAGTGAAGAAATCAAAAATCAGCAGAACTTCGCCGAAAGCAAACCGCCAATGCCAGAGCAGCCGGCCGGAACGGATCCAACGCCTTTTGCAAACGATCCGCAGTTACGCCCGAAAGCAGCTGAAAAAAGCCGGAATTTTTTCGATAAGGAAAGCACGATGGAGCAAGTCAGCATGCAGGAGCCGCATGCACCCATGGAGAAACGTGCAGAAAAAGGCGGTCCAGGGCCGGAACGAACGAAAGAAAAACCTGAGCCTGAGCCGCCAATCAGCGTGCAGGAACCGCCGGCCGGTATGGAACAGCCGGCAGAAAGCGGAGAACCAGAAGGAACGGAAGAACAGTCTGTACCGCAAATCAGTGTCCAAGAGAACCCTGACGGCATGGGAAGAGAACCGCATTCAGAAGGAAACGAAGAAAAATCTGTGCCGCACGATATAGATGAACCGGTCGGCGCGGAAGAAGAAGCCGAAGATATCGCTCTCCCGTTAACAGAAGAAGCCGAAAAGAACCGGAGCTTTTACGAAGATGCGCAATCACCTGCAGAAGATGAATGGCGGGAAGCGTCCGCCGAATCGGCTGGTCCGGCGGAGACAGGTGAAACAGCAATATACGCCGGGGAAGCGGTGTTTTTCGAGGATGAAGTGCAGACCGGCGGGCTAGAAGAATCAGCCGCACCTGAACAAGGCGTAGAGCCCTATGCGGATGAGCAGAATGAACAGACCGCGGCACAAGATCAAGCCCGAGATGTTGATCATGCGGACAGCGAGGCTCAAGATGAGCAGCCAATAGCCGAAAAAGCGGAACATTCTCCAACAGTACCGCACAAACCGGAAGTAAAACACACCTCAAAACCGAGCCAAGGCACCGTGCCGTTTAATGTGATGATGCTTCCGACAGATAAGCAGAAAGAGAAGACACCTTCCGGTTATCAGTTCCCGAACCTGTCTCTGCTTGATGTGCCTCCTGCCCAAAAGCAGGATGACCATGTATGGATAAACGAGCAGCGCGAGCTCTTGGATGTGACGCTTGAAAACTTCAATGTTAAAGCCAATGTCGTACATGTCACACAAGGCCCATCTGTGACGAGGTTTGAAGTGCATCCTGAACCAGGAGTGAAAGTCAATAAAATCACAAATCTTTCGGATGATATTAAGCTCAGCCTGTCAGCGAAAGATATTCGCATCGAAGCGCCGATTCCGGGAAAGAATACAATCGGAATCGAAGTACCCAACTTACATAGCAAAATGGTTTATTTGCGCGAAATGGTTCGCAGCTCGGAATTCAGAACGAATCCGTCCCCTCTGACGGCGGCACTAGGGCTCGACATTTCCGGAAAACCGGTTGTGGCCGATCTGAAAAAAATGCCTCACGGATTGATCGCAGGCGCCACAGGATCAGGGAAAAGCGTCTGTATCAACACGATTTTAGTCAGCCTGCTGTTTAAAGCGGCGCCGACTGATGTCAAGCTTCTGCTCATCGACCCTAAGATGGTTGAGCTTGCGCCGTACAATGAAATTCCGCATCTCGTCAGCCCTGTCATTACAGATGCAAAAGCGGCCACTGCTGCTTTGAAATGGGTTGTTGAAGAAATGGAGCGGCGCTACGAATTATTTGCTCATTCCGGTGTCCGGGAAATCGAGCGCTTCAACGAAAAGGTTCGCGACACGAAAATGGGTGAAAAGCTTCCGTATCTTGTCGTCGTAATTGATGAGCTTGCCGATTTAATGATGGTTGCGCCAAATGAAGTCGAGGAAAGCATCTGCCGGATCGCACAAAAAGCCAGAGCCTGCGGCATCCACCTTTTGATCGCGACACAGCGGCCTTCTGTCGACGTCATCACCGGCTTAATTAAAGCTAATATTCCAACCAGAATCGCGTTTTCCGTTTCCAGCGGCGTCGATTCCAGAACGATTATCGATATGGCTGGAGCGGAAAAGCTTCTTGGAAAAGGGGATATGCTCTTCTTGGAGAACGGGTCCGGAAAACCGGTCCGCCTTCAAGGCAACTTTGTGTCCGACCATGAAATCGACCGGGTCGTCTCACATGTCAGAAAGCAGCAGAAACCGTCCTATTTATTTGAACAGGAAGAATTAATCAGACAGAATCCGGCTGGGTTTGATCAGGACGAACTGTTTCTTGAAGCATGCGAATTTGCCGTGGAACAAAACAGCGCCAGCACCTCAAGCCTGCAGCGGCGTTTCCGCATCGGCTACAACAGAGCCGCCAGATTAATCGATATGATGGAAAGCGAAGGCATGATCTCGGAAGCAAAAGGAAGCAAGCCGAGAGAAGTGCTGATTACAAAGGCAGATCTGGAACAGCTCATAGAAAGTAGTTCACTTTTCAGCTAA
- a CDS encoding tropomyosin, translated as MNSELKDMLQSVLKEELNPVNQRLDKIDHCLNEMDQRFDGMDQRLNKIDKRFDGMDQRLGEMDKRFDGMDQRLGEMDKRFDGVDQRLGEMDKRFDGVDQRLNKMDKRFDGIDQRLNKIDKRFDGMDQRLGEMDKRFDGVDQRLNKMDKRFDGVDQRLNKMDKRFDGMDQRLNKMDKRFDGVDQRLNKMDKRFDGMDQRLNRLETDVKDLKKGQELLQKNIIESIGRYTDNITEYVDVKSAALNQRVFAVETEIQRLYKQSS; from the coding sequence GTGAACAGCGAATTAAAGGATATGCTTCAATCTGTCCTAAAGGAAGAGCTAAACCCAGTCAATCAACGACTAGACAAAATTGATCATTGTCTGAATGAAATGGACCAGCGCTTTGACGGAATGGATCAGCGCCTGAATAAAATAGACAAGCGTTTTGACGGAATGGATCAGCGTCTGGGTGAAATGGACAAGCGTTTTGACGGAATGGATCAGCGTCTGGGTGAAATGGACAAGCGTTTTGACGGAGTAGATCAGCGCCTGGGTGAAATGGACAAGCGTTTTGACGGAGTAGACCAGCGTCTGAATAAAATGGACAAGCGCTTTGATGGAATAGACCAGCGTCTGAATAAAATAGACAAGCGCTTTGACGGAATGGATCAGCGTCTGGGTGAAATGGACAAGCGCTTTGACGGAGTAGACCAGCGTCTGAATAAAATGGACAAGCGCTTTGACGGAGTAGATCAGCGCCTGAATAAAATGGACAAGCGCTTTGACGGAATGGATCAGCGTCTGAATAAAATGGACAAGCGCTTTGACGGAGTAGATCAGCGCTTGAATAAAATGGACAAGCGCTTTGACGGAATGGATCAGCGTCTGAACCGCCTTGAAACAGATGTTAAAGACTTGAAAAAAGGGCAGGAGCTGCTGCAAAAAAATATCATTGAAAGCATCGGGCGCTATACGGACAACATTACTGAATACGTCGATGTTAAGAGCGCCGCTCTCAATCAGCGGGTTTTTGCCGTAGAAACCGAGATACAGCGATTATATAAACAATCAAGTTAA
- a CDS encoding DUF948 domain-containing protein: MIIILYLSAALIAIAFFILVIYLSKMLKSLQMTLKHVASTLEGLEGQMKGITAETTELLHKTNRLAEDIQEKSLKLNRVVDAVQEVGTSVRQFNSSIQQVSDSVATAAEENREKISQVVSWSNAALEIWNKWKRKKMKEES; this comes from the coding sequence ATGATAATTATTCTTTATTTAAGCGCCGCACTTATTGCCATCGCTTTTTTCATTTTAGTAATCTATTTATCAAAAATGCTAAAATCGCTGCAAATGACGCTGAAACATGTCGCTTCAACCTTAGAAGGACTTGAAGGTCAGATGAAGGGCATTACGGCAGAAACTACAGAGCTCCTTCATAAAACAAACCGTCTTGCGGAGGATATTCAGGAAAAATCGTTGAAATTGAATCGTGTTGTTGATGCAGTTCAGGAAGTCGGAACTTCTGTCAGACAGTTTAACAGCTCCATACAGCAGGTGTCTGATTCGGTTGCAACCGCCGCGGAAGAAAACCGTGAAAAAATTTCTCAAGTTGTCAGCTGGAGCAATGCAGCTTTGGAAATTTGGAATAAATGGAAGCGAAAGAAGATGAAGGAGGAATCATAA
- a CDS encoding bifunctional 3-deoxy-7-phosphoheptulonate synthase/chorismate mutase produces MSNTELDLLRQQANELNLQILKLINERGRIVQEIGKAKEAQGINRYDPVRERTMLNSIIENNDGPFEDSTIQHIFKEIFKAGLELQEDDHSKALLVSRKKKPENTIVDLKGEKIGDGEQRFIVGPCAVESYEQVAEVAAAAKKQGLKLLRGGAFKPRTSPYDFQGLGVEGLQILKRVADEYDLAVISEIVNPQHIEEALDYIDVIQIGARNMQNFELLKAAGSVKKPVLLKRGLAATLKEFINAAEYIMSQGNDQIILCERGIRTYETATRNTLDISAVPILKQETHLPVFVDVTHSTGRRDLLLPTAKAALAIGADGVMAEVHPDPSVALSDSAQQMDIPTFEKWLNELKPLVQVKA; encoded by the coding sequence ATGAGCAACACTGAACTTGATTTGCTGAGGCAGCAGGCGAACGAATTAAACTTGCAGATTTTAAAGCTGATTAACGAGAGGGGCAGGATCGTCCAAGAGATTGGAAAAGCGAAGGAAGCGCAAGGGATTAACCGCTATGATCCAGTCAGGGAAAGAACGATGCTGAACAGCATTATTGAAAATAATGACGGCCCGTTTGAGGATTCTACAATCCAGCATATTTTCAAAGAAATTTTCAAAGCGGGGCTTGAATTACAGGAAGATGATCACAGCAAAGCGCTGCTGGTTTCCCGGAAGAAAAAGCCGGAAAATACGATTGTCGACCTGAAAGGCGAAAAAATCGGTGACGGCGAGCAAAGATTCATCGTCGGTCCTTGTGCAGTTGAAAGCTATGAGCAAGTCGCAGAAGTAGCAGCGGCGGCTAAAAAACAAGGCTTGAAGCTGCTGCGCGGCGGAGCCTTCAAACCGCGTACAAGCCCGTACGATTTCCAAGGCCTCGGTGTTGAAGGCTTGCAGATTTTGAAGCGTGTTGCTGATGAATATGATCTGGCGGTGATCAGTGAAATCGTGAATCCGCAGCATATCGAAGAGGCGCTCGACTACATCGATGTTATTCAGATCGGCGCCCGCAATATGCAAAACTTTGAGCTCTTGAAAGCGGCCGGATCTGTGAAAAAGCCTGTTCTCCTAAAACGCGGACTTGCTGCAACATTGAAGGAATTCATCAATGCAGCGGAGTACATCATGTCTCAAGGAAATGACCAGATCATCCTTTGCGAGCGCGGCATTAGAACGTATGAAACGGCGACGAGAAACACCCTGGACATTTCTGCGGTGCCGATTCTTAAACAGGAAACGCATCTTCCGGTATTCGTTGATGTCACTCATTCAACAGGACGCCGCGATCTCCTGCTCCCTACGGCAAAAGCAGCGCTTGCGATCGGAGCTGACGGCGTAATGGCCGAGGTTCACCCTGATCCTTCAGTCGCACTATCCGACTCCGCTCAGCAAATGGATATTCCGACATTTGAAAAGTGGCTGAACGAATTGAAGCCGCTTGTACAAGTAAAGGCATAA
- a CDS encoding DUF1444 domain-containing protein produces MKMTSRKLSDILKKRLQNDSWAFHFDREKDSLRIEDKHTKKGITLELPGIIAKWEQKKEEAIDEVVYYTEEALNAMKGQSQEMEGRESLIYPVIRSTSFPDKSSAGIPLIFDDHTAETRIYYALDLGKTYRLIDENMLEKEGWTKERIRETASFNLRSLRTVVKEDVVAGNHFYFFRSNDGYDASRVLNESILSEYEKKAQGALAVSVPHQDVLIIADIRNNSGYDILGQMSMSFFANGTVPITALSFLYEEGKLEPIFILAKNRPKK; encoded by the coding sequence ATGAAAATGACGTCAAGGAAACTTTCCGATATATTGAAAAAACGCCTGCAAAATGACAGCTGGGCCTTTCATTTTGACAGGGAAAAAGATAGCCTGAGAATCGAGGATAAACACACGAAAAAAGGCATCACCCTTGAGCTTCCGGGCATTATCGCGAAATGGGAGCAGAAAAAAGAAGAAGCCATCGACGAAGTCGTCTATTATACGGAGGAAGCGCTCAATGCCATGAAAGGCCAGTCACAGGAGATGGAAGGCCGGGAAAGCCTGATTTATCCCGTGATCCGCTCGACGTCATTCCCCGATAAGTCCAGCGCCGGCATTCCCTTGATTTTCGATGACCATACAGCCGAGACGAGAATTTATTATGCGCTTGATCTTGGCAAAACGTATCGGCTCATTGATGAGAACATGCTTGAAAAAGAGGGCTGGACGAAGGAAAGAATCAGGGAGACGGCGTCGTTCAACCTCCGCTCGCTTCGCACGGTTGTCAAAGAAGATGTTGTCGCAGGCAACCATTTTTACTTTTTCAGATCAAATGACGGCTACGATGCCAGCCGGGTTTTAAATGAATCGATTCTCTCTGAATATGAAAAAAAAGCGCAGGGTGCTCTTGCGGTGTCAGTCCCTCATCAGGATGTGCTGATCATCGCCGATATCCGCAACAACAGCGGGTATGATATTCTCGGACAAATGTCGATGAGCTTTTTTGCAAACGGCACGGTGCCGATCACAGCGCTCTCTTTTTTATATGAAGAGGGAAAGCTCGAACCGATTTTCATTCTCGCTAAAAACCGCCCTAAAAAGTAA
- the motP gene encoding flagellar motor protein MotP, whose translation MKRFDYLTPVGLILGIFILVIGVVSGAGLSGFYSFIDLTSFFIVTGGLCAAVFISFSPKDLKKAPSVLKQVFISEDDDVRNLVKTFVTLSEQARKQGILSLDADVNEMKDPFLKKGLLLAIDGWDEETIRNVMNAEIAAMEERHRKGRRIFEKAGEFAPAWGMIGTLVGLVMMLKNLNKPETLGPNMAIALLTTLYGSLLSNMLFIPIAAKLEEKTENEIFKKQVMIEGIIGIQSGRNPRNLESQLVVFGSKEEWRKKQAENTKQKGTAHEA comes from the coding sequence ATGAAACGATTTGATTATCTGACACCGGTCGGCTTGATTTTAGGCATTTTCATTTTGGTGATCGGCGTTGTCTCGGGAGCGGGTCTTTCCGGTTTTTATTCATTTATCGATTTAACGTCCTTTTTTATCGTGACGGGCGGATTATGTGCAGCTGTATTCATCAGTTTTTCTCCAAAAGACTTAAAAAAAGCCCCATCTGTATTGAAGCAGGTGTTTATTTCGGAAGATGACGATGTGCGGAATCTGGTCAAAACCTTTGTCACTCTTTCCGAACAGGCGCGCAAGCAAGGCATATTATCGCTTGACGCTGATGTGAATGAAATGAAAGATCCGTTTTTAAAAAAGGGCCTTCTCTTGGCTATTGACGGCTGGGATGAGGAGACAATCCGCAATGTGATGAACGCCGAAATCGCAGCGATGGAAGAAAGGCACAGAAAGGGAAGGAGAATCTTTGAAAAAGCGGGGGAGTTTGCACCTGCATGGGGAATGATCGGTACCCTCGTGGGGCTTGTGATGATGCTAAAAAATCTGAACAAACCTGAAACTCTCGGGCCGAACATGGCCATCGCCCTTTTGACGACGCTTTACGGATCGCTTCTGTCCAACATGCTGTTTATTCCGATCGCCGCGAAGCTTGAAGAAAAGACGGAAAATGAAATCTTCAAGAAGCAGGTGATGATAGAAGGCATCATCGGCATTCAATCGGGAAGAAATCCGCGCAACCTTGAAAGCCAGCTTGTCGTTTTCGGCTCCAAGGAAGAGTGGAGAAAAAAGCAGGCGGAAAACACGAAGCAAAAGGGTACGGCTCATGAAGCTTAG